In Paenibacillus sp. FSL M7-0420, a single genomic region encodes these proteins:
- a CDS encoding ABC transporter permease: protein MSLNYIILRNLKKNIKNYYLYVFALIFSVALYFSFVTLQFDPAMHEVSGSIKGGAAIGASSVLLVAIVAIFLLYANTIFIKRRSKEIGLFQLIGLTKSRIFVLLSAENLILYFGSMFAGIGAGFVMSRLILMILFKILEVDQVAALRFSPEALRRTVLVFAAVYMLIMIMNYTFIRAQSILSLFKATATSQTRIQRMSLWEVVIGLLGIGSICGGYYVSGELFSGRFTGMNGLMYAMIAILALVIIGTYLFYKGSVSFLFNLIRRRKKGYLSIRQVLSLSSIMFRMKSNALLLTVITTVSALAIGLLSLSYISYYSVESSARESSPHDYGFLQKADEAGFREALDQAGIGYTTLEIPTVQVEVDLKEVVDTKNFSNNDTSLLATVISESSLKNMDLQPGEVRIMGYTTTKQTMLKLKDRGELDLYIKGGVIKQQLTGLSEQSVLPYYFGGGILGVFVVDDSVFQELLQHKDPDEQKRVSGEGIYYGINLTGSSQAKQAYEIYTQHKPELQSFSQYEFEFNQRTNMGLIMFIVGFLGLTFLITSGCILYFKQMDESEEEREGYTILRKLGFTQGDLLSGIRFKQLFNFGIPLVIGLCHSYFAVKSGWFFFGTEMLTPMFVVMGLYTVLYSIFGLLSVLYYKRVIRESL from the coding sequence ATGAGTCTGAATTATATTATCCTGCGGAACCTCAAAAAGAACATTAAGAACTATTATCTCTACGTGTTCGCGCTTATTTTCAGTGTGGCCCTGTACTTCTCCTTCGTGACGCTGCAGTTCGACCCGGCCATGCACGAGGTCAGCGGTTCGATCAAAGGCGGGGCTGCCATCGGCGCGTCCTCCGTCCTGCTGGTTGCGATTGTGGCCATCTTCCTGCTGTATGCGAACACCATCTTCATCAAGCGCCGCAGTAAGGAGATCGGGCTGTTCCAGCTGATCGGGCTGACCAAGAGCAGAATCTTCGTGCTGCTGAGCGCCGAGAATCTGATTCTATATTTCGGATCGATGTTCGCGGGGATCGGTGCAGGGTTCGTGATGTCACGGCTGATCCTGATGATTCTGTTCAAAATCCTGGAGGTCGATCAGGTCGCTGCGCTGCGCTTCTCCCCCGAGGCCCTGCGGCGGACGGTGCTGGTTTTTGCCGCCGTGTATATGCTGATTATGATCATGAATTACACCTTCATCCGGGCGCAGAGCATTCTGTCGCTGTTCAAGGCTACGGCGACTTCCCAGACGCGTATTCAGAGAATGTCGCTGTGGGAGGTTGTGATCGGCCTGCTCGGGATTGGCAGCATCTGCGGAGGGTATTATGTGTCCGGGGAGCTGTTCAGCGGCAGATTCACGGGTATGAACGGGCTGATGTATGCGATGATTGCCATCCTCGCCCTGGTGATTATCGGAACCTATCTGTTCTACAAAGGCTCAGTCAGCTTTCTCTTCAATCTCATCCGCCGCAGGAAGAAGGGCTACCTGTCCATTCGGCAGGTGTTATCACTCTCTTCCATTATGTTCCGGATGAAATCGAATGCCCTGCTGCTGACGGTCATCACCACGGTATCCGCGCTGGCGATCGGCCTGCTCTCTCTGAGCTATATCTCATATTATTCGGTGGAGTCCTCCGCGCGTGAGAGCTCGCCGCATGATTACGGCTTCCTTCAGAAGGCCGATGAGGCAGGATTCCGGGAGGCGCTGGATCAGGCCGGCATAGGTTATACCACGCTGGAGATTCCAACGGTGCAGGTAGAGGTGGATCTTAAGGAGGTCGTGGATACTAAAAATTTCTCCAACAATGACACCAGTCTATTGGCTACCGTGATTAGTGAGAGCAGTCTGAAAAACATGGATTTGCAGCCGGGCGAGGTACGGATTATGGGTTACACAACTACGAAGCAAACCATGCTGAAGCTGAAGGATCGCGGTGAATTGGACTTGTATATCAAGGGTGGGGTCATTAAGCAGCAGCTTACAGGTTTGTCTGAGCAGTCTGTGCTGCCGTATTATTTTGGCGGAGGGATCCTGGGGGTGTTCGTGGTGGATGATTCAGTCTTCCAGGAATTGCTTCAGCATAAAGATCCGGATGAGCAAAAAAGAGTGAGCGGCGAAGGAATCTATTACGGTATCAATCTTACCGGGTCCTCGCAGGCCAAGCAGGCTTATGAGATTTATACACAGCACAAGCCGGAGCTGCAAAGCTTCTCGCAATATGAATTTGAGTTCAACCAGCGGACCAATATGGGCCTCATTATGTTCATTGTCGGATTCCTGGGCCTGACGTTCCTGATCACCTCCGGCTGTATTCTCTATTTCAAGCAGATGGATGAGAGCGAGGAGGAGCGGGAGGGATATACGATCCTGCGCAAGCTGGGCTTCACCCAAGGGGATCTCCTGAGCGGCATTCGGTTCAAGCAGCTGTTCAATTTCGGTATTCCGCTGGTAATCGGCCTGTGCCACAGTTATTTTGCGGTAAAATCCGGCTGGTTCTTCTTCGGGACCGAGATGCTTACTCCGATGTTCGTCGTTATGGGGCTGTATACCGTGCTGTATTCCATCTTCGGCCTTCTGTCGGTCCTGTATTACAAGCGGGTAATCCGGGAATCCCTGTAA
- a CDS encoding ABC transporter ATP-binding protein, whose amino-acid sequence MLIMQANKIYKTYGNKFNKQEVLRGIDLQVDKGEFVGIMGPSGSGKTTLLNVLSSIDRVSKGTIEIEGKEFTGMKEKQLAEFRKHHLGFIFQDYNLLDTLTVKENIMLPLSITGMSKKEAHQKFDQVAGELGIYELKDKYPAEISGGQKQRTSAARAFVHDPSIIFADEPTGALDSKSASDLLNKLAAMNSKREATIVMVTHDAVAASYCSRVVFIRDGQIYTQLNKGEESRQSFLGDIISTQGVLGGVTQ is encoded by the coding sequence ATGCTTATTATGCAGGCTAACAAAATCTATAAAACCTATGGTAACAAATTCAATAAACAGGAAGTCCTGAGGGGCATTGATCTTCAGGTGGACAAGGGCGAATTCGTCGGAATCATGGGTCCGTCCGGGTCCGGCAAAACGACGCTTCTGAACGTATTGTCCTCCATTGACCGGGTAAGCAAGGGCACAATCGAAATTGAGGGCAAGGAATTCACCGGGATGAAGGAGAAGCAGCTCGCCGAGTTCCGCAAGCATCATCTCGGGTTTATTTTCCAGGATTACAATCTGCTCGACACCTTGACCGTCAAGGAGAACATCATGCTGCCGCTGTCGATTACAGGCATGTCCAAGAAGGAGGCGCACCAGAAATTCGACCAGGTAGCGGGCGAGCTGGGAATCTATGAGCTGAAGGACAAATATCCGGCGGAAATCTCCGGCGGGCAGAAGCAGCGTACATCGGCGGCGCGGGCATTCGTGCATGATCCGAGCATTATTTTTGCCGATGAGCCTACAGGAGCCTTGGATTCCAAATCTGCGTCCGATCTGCTGAACAAGCTGGCCGCCATGAACAGCAAGCGTGAAGCCACCATTGTCATGGTTACGCATGATGCTGTGGCCGCAAGCTACTGCAGCCGTGTCGTCTTCATCCGGGACGGGCAAATCTACACCCAGCTGAACAAGGGGGAGGAATCGCGGCAATCCTTCTTGGGTGATATTATCAGCACTCAGGGCGTACTTGGCGGTGTCACACAATGA